From Kangiella sp. TOML190, one genomic window encodes:
- a CDS encoding TIGR00153 family protein, with amino-acid sequence MANSILDMFASSPIRPMQDHMAKANECAFLLKDFFTALLKQDWQSAEISKEAIRKLENEADDLKHELRTHLPKGLFLPVARTDLLALLSKQDKIANIARDIAGLAFARKMEFPTNVHQPLMELVNRCLDASKQAFKAISELDELLATGFRGREASLVSDMIDKLDEIENDTDDLQRKVLNLIFEQEDDLPPVKVIFMYQVVKQVGDLADCAQQVGSRLEMTIAR; translated from the coding sequence ATGGCTAATTCGATACTCGATATGTTTGCCTCCTCGCCAATCCGACCGATGCAGGATCACATGGCGAAAGCAAACGAGTGCGCATTTCTTTTAAAAGACTTTTTCACCGCACTACTGAAACAAGACTGGCAATCGGCAGAAATTAGCAAGGAAGCAATTCGTAAGCTGGAAAACGAAGCCGACGATTTAAAGCATGAACTCAGAACCCACCTGCCCAAAGGCTTGTTTTTACCAGTAGCCCGTACGGATTTATTGGCGTTATTAAGTAAGCAAGACAAAATTGCTAACATTGCTCGCGACATCGCAGGGCTAGCATTTGCTCGTAAAATGGAATTTCCTACCAATGTACATCAACCGCTAATGGAGCTGGTTAATCGCTGTCTGGACGCTTCTAAACAAGCATTCAAAGCCATTAGCGAGCTGGATGAGCTGCTAGCAACGGGCTTTAGAGGACGAGAAGCAAGCTTAGTTTCGGACATGATTGATAAACTCGATGAAATCGAAAACGATACTGATGATTTGCAAAGAAAAGTTCTAAACCTAATTTTCGAGCAAGAAGATGATTTACCGCCGGTAAAAGTTATCTTTATGTATCAAGTAGTTAAACAAGTTGGCGATCTAGCAGACTGCGCACAGCAAGTCGGCTCTCGTCTTGAAATGACGATAGCGCGCTAA
- a CDS encoding CYTH and CHAD domain-containing protein, translating to MPIELEMKLAAQPEKINQIKQWLSQELGQTIEWQTSELVNTYYDTESHKLRELKIGLRVRRDGENYVQSVKSEGRVVGGLYQRNESETQIPNANLDLAVVEDPYLQILLEEAQEEDGALRALFRTDFERQAAMIQYQDSEIEVALDTGEISHRGHKSPICELELELKSGEAGAIFSLGQQLVDNFSLVLSAESKAERGYRLSSEHQVYLRRLDVVPLTAKSPAEGSFETIAHYGLAHWQHYIKLIKRELRIEYFLQLNRALLYMQHLYSVFAPLIPRHSLSEVRADWIEVTQNFSKVQQYALQLNWLENAKLYGFGYDALAEHENELRRKFELEGQNFIQYLSSPNYNLKLLHFSRWLYLKEWTIELKDSAKQRLQKEIFPFAIKQLQHQMVDVTRHLKIKEELQEKDYLSYLPKLYRTLDIGLFFGSLFDSKKRVSFRQNWVDLVANIELFKQLEYIRKVLMEHETRDPRLEETESEILQTLLELRTEAFTQNPYWN from the coding sequence ATGCCAATCGAATTAGAAATGAAACTCGCTGCCCAGCCAGAGAAAATTAATCAAATAAAACAATGGCTTAGCCAGGAGTTGGGGCAAACCATTGAATGGCAAACAAGCGAGCTCGTCAACACTTATTATGATACGGAAAGCCATAAGCTACGCGAGCTAAAAATTGGCTTGCGGGTGCGTCGTGATGGTGAAAACTACGTTCAATCGGTCAAATCCGAAGGTCGAGTAGTCGGCGGCCTTTATCAAAGAAACGAATCTGAAACTCAAATCCCTAACGCTAACCTCGACTTGGCAGTAGTGGAAGATCCTTATCTGCAAATATTGCTTGAAGAGGCGCAGGAAGAAGACGGTGCTTTGCGCGCTCTATTCCGTACCGACTTTGAGCGTCAAGCAGCCATGATTCAATACCAAGATTCTGAAATCGAGGTGGCGTTAGATACGGGTGAAATTTCCCATCGAGGTCATAAAAGCCCGATATGCGAACTGGAGTTGGAACTAAAATCTGGTGAAGCTGGAGCCATTTTTTCATTGGGACAACAGCTGGTGGACAATTTTTCACTGGTGTTATCCGCCGAAAGCAAAGCTGAGCGTGGTTACCGTCTAAGTTCTGAGCATCAGGTTTATTTGCGCCGGTTGGACGTGGTGCCACTTACCGCTAAGTCGCCTGCCGAAGGCTCTTTTGAAACCATTGCCCATTACGGTTTAGCCCATTGGCAACATTACATAAAGCTGATCAAGCGTGAGCTTAGAATTGAGTATTTTTTGCAGCTCAACCGAGCTTTACTTTACATGCAGCATTTGTACTCAGTCTTTGCTCCTTTGATCCCGCGCCACTCTTTGTCGGAAGTACGAGCAGACTGGATAGAGGTCACGCAAAACTTTAGTAAAGTACAGCAATACGCACTACAGCTGAATTGGTTAGAAAATGCCAAGCTTTATGGCTTTGGCTATGATGCTTTGGCTGAGCATGAAAATGAGCTTAGACGTAAGTTTGAATTAGAAGGACAAAATTTCATACAGTACCTAAGCAGCCCTAATTACAACTTAAAACTATTGCACTTTAGTCGCTGGCTCTATCTTAAAGAGTGGACTATCGAATTAAAGGACTCCGCGAAACAAAGATTGCAAAAAGAAATTTTCCCTTTTGCGATTAAACAGTTGCAACACCAGATGGTCGATGTCACCCGTCATTTGAAAATTAAAGAAGAATTGCAGGAGAAAGATTATTTAAGTTATCTGCCTAAACTGTATCGAACGCTCGATATTGGACTCTTTTTTGGTAGCCTTTTTGACAGCAAAAAACGGGTTAGTTTTCGTCAGAACTGGGTGGATCTAGTGGCGAATATTGAGCTTTTTAAGCAGCTAGAGTACATTCGAAAGGTTTTAATGGAGCATGAAACCCGAGATCCACGATTAGAAGAAACGGAAAGTGAAATTTTGCAAACCTTATTAGAGTTGAGAACTGAAGCATTTACTCAAAACCCCTATTGGAATTAG
- a CDS encoding inorganic phosphate transporter, protein MEFLIQNADTIIWIAVAFGFLMAFGIGANDVANAMGTSVGAKALTLKQAIIVAAIFEFAGAYLAGGEVTKTVRKGIIDPDFFAGTPELMVYGMMAALLAAGIWLLIASRMGWPVSTTHSIVGAIVGFAAVGVSYEAVSWGKVGSIVGSWVVTPMLAGVISFILVMSVQKLILNTSEPFKNAKRYVPFYMFLAGFVISLVTIMKGLKHLFKDEGITLSMLETYGYAALVGIIIAVIGAAVISRIKVDKKEDKDYHFASVEKVFAVLMIVTACGMAFAHGSNDVANAIGPLAAVVSIIQNEGEIMSKSGVPNYVLLIGAIGIVIGLIVLGSRVMKTIGTKITHLTPSRGFAAELAAASTVIIASGAGLPISTTQTLVGAVLGVGMARGIAALNLGVVRNIFVSWVVTLPAGAFLSIVFFYIFKALFS, encoded by the coding sequence ATGGAATTTTTAATTCAAAACGCTGATACCATTATCTGGATCGCGGTTGCATTCGGTTTTTTAATGGCGTTTGGTATTGGTGCGAATGACGTAGCCAATGCGATGGGCACCTCGGTTGGTGCTAAGGCGCTAACCTTAAAGCAAGCGATTATCGTGGCTGCCATTTTCGAGTTTGCTGGCGCCTACCTAGCCGGTGGCGAAGTCACCAAAACGGTACGCAAAGGCATTATCGATCCGGACTTTTTCGCAGGAACTCCTGAGCTGATGGTTTATGGCATGATGGCAGCGCTGTTGGCCGCTGGTATCTGGCTATTAATTGCTTCGCGGATGGGCTGGCCAGTATCGACCACCCACTCTATCGTTGGCGCCATCGTCGGTTTCGCCGCCGTAGGGGTTAGTTACGAAGCGGTTAGTTGGGGCAAAGTTGGCTCGATTGTCGGTAGCTGGGTAGTGACTCCTATGCTTGCAGGTGTGATCTCCTTTATTTTGGTCATGAGCGTACAAAAGCTGATCCTCAACACGTCCGAACCTTTTAAAAATGCCAAGCGTTATGTGCCCTTTTATATGTTCCTAGCCGGCTTTGTAATTTCGCTGGTTACCATCATGAAAGGTCTTAAGCATTTGTTTAAAGACGAAGGGATTACCTTATCCATGCTGGAAACCTACGGCTACGCAGCTTTAGTCGGGATTATTATTGCCGTTATTGGCGCCGCGGTGATCAGCCGTATTAAAGTCGATAAGAAGGAAGACAAGGATTATCACTTTGCTTCGGTGGAAAAGGTTTTTGCCGTCTTGATGATCGTTACCGCTTGTGGCATGGCCTTTGCCCACGGCTCGAATGACGTAGCCAACGCTATTGGTCCCTTGGCGGCAGTGGTGAGCATTATCCAAAACGAAGGCGAAATCATGAGCAAGTCTGGGGTTCCAAACTATGTTCTATTGATTGGTGCGATTGGTATTGTGATCGGCCTGATTGTTTTAGGCAGTCGCGTAATGAAAACCATTGGCACTAAAATCACTCACCTAACGCCAAGTCGTGGCTTTGCCGCCGAGCTTGCTGCCGCTTCGACCGTGATCATCGCATCCGGAGCTGGCCTGCCGATTTCCACCACTCAGACCCTAGTTGGTGCGGTCTTAGGGGTTGGTATGGCACGCGGTATCGCCGCGCTTAACTTGGGCGTGGTTAGAAACATTTTCGTCTCTTGGGTGGTCACGCTACCAGCCGGTGCCTTCTTGTCGATAGTATTCTTCTACATTTTCAAAGCACTTTTTAGCTAG